From Mariprofundus sp. NF, the proteins below share one genomic window:
- the argS gene encoding arginine--tRNA ligase, with amino-acid sequence MVKQALEQALQQALELLLKDIEGAEAPQVQLTRTKSREHGDYATNAAMPLARLLKRSPQQIAASILELVVWPDAVESAEIAGPGFINIRLKQASEAGILKTILIAGDDYGRVPLDEKAEKVNLEFVSANPTGPMHVGHARGAVVGDVLGRLLAMCGRDVHREYYINDAGAQIGVLAESVWLRMRELQGETIELPESAYPGAYVIEIAKDILEHIDFHALIAMDDEAREKLLGRESVAANMAMIREDLGALNIAFDLYFPESDLHESGRVLELIEKLKADGIVYPGTLPPPKGKEVTDYQPVEQLLFRTTDFGDDVDRPLAKQDGTPTYFAADIAYHVDKFQRGFGRMIDVWGADHGGYVTRVQAAMKALTGLEAQPDVLLVQMVNLTRDGKPVRMSKRSGTFVTLREVVDEVGADAVRFNFMTRRVESQLDFDLEVAKKKNDENPVYYVQYAYARVCAILRKAEEEGVVLGDVQDVDVSVLTSHEEQRLIAHLLAYPEALKKAADKLEAYRIATFTMRLAADFHSFYHKHRVVTEDATLTAARLLLAKAVAQVIRNGLAVLGVSAPDRM; translated from the coding sequence ATGGTGAAACAGGCTTTAGAACAGGCATTGCAGCAGGCGTTAGAACTGTTGCTCAAGGATATAGAGGGTGCTGAAGCGCCACAGGTTCAACTGACACGCACCAAGAGCAGAGAACATGGCGATTATGCGACCAATGCGGCGATGCCGCTGGCGCGCCTGCTTAAGCGAAGCCCGCAACAGATCGCAGCATCGATTCTTGAACTGGTCGTGTGGCCGGATGCCGTTGAATCTGCTGAAATCGCAGGTCCCGGTTTTATCAATATCCGTCTGAAGCAGGCGAGTGAAGCGGGCATCCTGAAAACGATCCTGATCGCTGGTGATGATTATGGCCGTGTGCCGCTTGATGAGAAGGCAGAGAAGGTGAATCTCGAGTTTGTCTCGGCCAATCCCACTGGACCTATGCATGTGGGGCATGCCCGTGGTGCGGTTGTCGGTGATGTGCTGGGTCGCCTGCTGGCCATGTGCGGTCGCGATGTGCATCGCGAATATTATATCAACGATGCCGGTGCCCAGATAGGTGTGCTGGCCGAGTCAGTCTGGCTGCGCATGCGCGAGTTGCAGGGTGAAACGATTGAGTTGCCTGAATCAGCCTATCCCGGTGCCTACGTCATCGAAATTGCCAAAGATATTCTCGAACATATCGATTTTCATGCCTTGATCGCCATGGATGATGAGGCGCGGGAAAAACTGCTTGGTCGCGAATCTGTAGCTGCCAATATGGCGATGATCCGTGAAGATCTTGGTGCACTGAATATCGCATTTGATCTCTACTTTCCCGAGAGCGATCTGCATGAGTCCGGCCGTGTTCTTGAGCTGATCGAGAAGCTCAAAGCTGATGGCATTGTCTATCCCGGCACTTTGCCGCCACCAAAAGGTAAAGAGGTCACTGATTACCAGCCGGTAGAGCAGCTGCTGTTCAGAACGACCGATTTTGGTGATGACGTAGATCGGCCACTGGCCAAACAGGATGGCACGCCTACCTATTTCGCTGCCGATATCGCTTACCACGTTGATAAATTTCAGCGCGGATTTGGGCGTATGATCGACGTTTGGGGCGCTGATCATGGTGGTTATGTCACCCGTGTTCAGGCGGCGATGAAGGCGCTAACAGGGCTTGAAGCCCAGCCGGATGTGCTGCTGGTTCAGATGGTAAATTTGACCCGTGATGGTAAACCGGTGCGTATGTCCAAACGTTCAGGAACCTTTGTAACGCTGCGTGAAGTGGTGGATGAAGTGGGTGCGGATGCTGTTCGTTTCAACTTTATGACCCGCAGGGTGGAGAGTCAGCTCGATTTTGATCTTGAGGTGGCCAAGAAGAAGAATGATGAAAACCCTGTCTATTATGTTCAGTACGCCTATGCCCGTGTCTGCGCCATTTTGCGTAAGGCTGAGGAGGAGGGCGTTGTGCTCGGTGATGTGCAGGATGTGGACGTTTCCGTGCTCACCTCACATGAGGAGCAGCGCCTGATAGCCCATCTTCTGGCTTACCCCGAAGCGCTGAAAAAAGCGGCGGATAAGCTGGAGGCCTACCGGATTGCAACCTTCACCATGCGTCTGGCGGCAGATTTCCACAGCTTCTACCACAAACATCGTGTGGTTACCGAGGATGCAACATTGACTGCAGCACGCCTGCTGCTGGCCAAAGCGGTTGCGCAGGTGATTCGCAATGGCTTAGCGGTACTCGGTGTTTCCGCTCCGGATCGCATGTGA
- a CDS encoding SPOR domain-containing protein has translation MARDFAKVVAPARSEKKKESGSILSVLGIVIIAGLCFAAGFWLGGNQAQPVSDGISRSDLNKVRSELEKKDSETAVLQAKIETLQDLVEQWKTKAGASAHTKVGELKFYQELPEQSVTPSSVPDSTPAAARPMGQTLEVEAPEQAPATSVIDAAASDHITYRVQLGSFQTRSDATSLQLKLMKAGFTAFVHSVNLPGRGQWFRVYAGPYTNKDLAKDAVRNIQEKMKIRGLLVRDGG, from the coding sequence ATGGCTCGTGATTTTGCCAAGGTGGTTGCACCGGCACGTTCGGAAAAGAAAAAAGAGAGTGGTTCGATACTCTCTGTTCTGGGCATTGTTATCATTGCCGGACTCTGCTTTGCAGCGGGTTTCTGGTTGGGAGGCAATCAGGCGCAGCCTGTTTCAGATGGCATCTCGCGTTCTGATCTCAACAAAGTACGCAGTGAGCTGGAGAAGAAGGACTCAGAAACAGCAGTGCTGCAGGCAAAAATCGAGACTTTGCAGGATCTGGTTGAGCAGTGGAAAACCAAGGCGGGAGCCAGCGCTCACACCAAAGTCGGTGAGTTGAAGTTTTATCAGGAGCTGCCCGAACAGTCGGTAACCCCCTCTTCAGTTCCTGATTCAACTCCGGCTGCGGCAAGGCCTATGGGGCAGACACTTGAGGTTGAAGCGCCTGAACAGGCTCCTGCGACTTCGGTCATTGATGCCGCTGCCAGCGATCATATCACTTACCGTGTTCAGCTGGGTTCGTTTCAAACAAGGAGTGATGCAACATCACTGCAGTTAAAGCTGATGAAGGCCGGCTTCACCGCTTTTGTACACAGCGTCAATCTGCCTGGTCGTGGCCAGTGGTTCAGGGTTTATGCCGGCCCTTATACGAACAAAGATCTGGCCAAAGATGCGGTGCGTAACATTCAGGAGAAGATGAAGATCAGAGGCCTGCTGGTTCGTGATGGCGGATAG
- a CDS encoding aminoglycoside phosphotransferase family protein, which yields MADRESQRKGWLEHVLGREYQIVPLAGDASFRRYFRVEDSQRHYVLMDAPPPHEDVSLFLAVRSWFVRADIRVSKMFAEDLSQGFLLMEDFGDLTWAGCCETKSDLEPLFKDGLRQLHLLQASAPEMDLPFFDIARMRRECDLYLDWYLPKVAGLEPTKDQRQQFHNALADTVTIIAALPQVPVHLDYHSRNLMLPAGELPLGMIDYQDAVMGPVSYDLASLLYDCYQDYPEPQRRVWSRYFFDHLPHSLAAGFSGFDDWHQKLRMTALQRHIKAIGIFARLAHRDGKKQFLTEIPLTRKHLLEELQVLGMHQDQFPLLYTEPSNS from the coding sequence ATGGCGGATAGAGAATCACAACGAAAGGGTTGGTTAGAGCACGTTCTGGGTCGTGAATATCAGATCGTACCCTTAGCCGGTGATGCATCGTTTCGCCGCTATTTCCGGGTAGAGGATAGTCAGCGCCACTATGTGTTGATGGATGCACCACCTCCGCATGAAGATGTCTCCCTGTTTCTGGCGGTACGCAGCTGGTTTGTGCGTGCCGATATTCGTGTGTCCAAGATGTTTGCTGAGGATCTTTCCCAGGGATTCCTGCTGATGGAAGATTTTGGGGATCTGACGTGGGCAGGTTGCTGTGAGACAAAATCTGATCTGGAACCACTGTTTAAGGATGGGCTGCGGCAGCTGCATCTTCTGCAAGCCTCTGCCCCTGAAATGGATCTGCCGTTTTTTGATATAGCGAGAATGCGACGTGAATGTGATCTCTATCTCGACTGGTACCTGCCAAAGGTCGCAGGCCTTGAACCGACAAAGGATCAGCGGCAGCAGTTTCATAACGCTTTGGCCGATACCGTGACGATCATTGCAGCGCTGCCGCAGGTGCCGGTGCATCTGGATTACCATAGCCGCAATCTGATGCTTCCCGCCGGTGAGCTGCCACTGGGCATGATTGATTATCAGGACGCCGTCATGGGGCCTGTGAGCTACGATCTGGCCTCACTGCTTTATGACTGTTATCAGGATTATCCTGAACCACAACGCAGAGTCTGGAGCCGTTATTTCTTCGATCATCTGCCGCACTCTTTGGCTGCCGGATTCTCCGGTTTTGACGACTGGCACCAGAAATTGCGCATGACAGCACTGCAGCGCCATATCAAAGCGATTGGTATCTTCGCACGACTTGCCCACCGTGATGGCAAAAAACAGTTCCTCACTGAGATACCGCTAACCAGAAAACATCTGCTCGAAGAGTTGCAGGTTTTAGGCATGCATCAGGATCAGTTTCCACTGCTTTACACTGAACCGTCCAACAGCTGA
- a CDS encoding peptidylprolyl isomerase, with protein sequence MQISNNKVASFQYTLTNDAGETIDSSSGGAPMVYLHGAENIIPGLESALDGKGAGDALQVTIEAADAYGEYNAALTEVVPAEMFQGVEKIEVGMQFQAQTSEGVQVVRIAGVDGDKVTVDGNHPLAGERLHFDVTVEEVRDASAEELEHGHVHSGDESCG encoded by the coding sequence ATGCAGATCAGCAACAACAAAGTCGCTTCATTTCAATATACGCTAACCAATGATGCCGGAGAGACTATCGACTCATCCAGTGGTGGGGCACCGATGGTCTATCTGCATGGTGCTGAGAATATTATTCCGGGACTGGAGTCTGCGCTGGATGGCAAAGGCGCAGGCGATGCGCTGCAGGTAACCATTGAGGCTGCAGATGCCTACGGCGAATATAATGCTGCACTGACTGAAGTTGTACCTGCTGAGATGTTCCAGGGTGTAGAGAAGATTGAGGTGGGTATGCAGTTTCAGGCACAAACCTCCGAAGGTGTTCAGGTGGTGCGTATTGCAGGGGTAGATGGTGATAAGGTCACTGTTGATGGCAATCATCCACTGGCTGGTGAACGTCTGCATTTTGATGTGACTGTTGAAGAGGTGCGCGATGCAAGTGCCGAAGAGTTGGAGCATGGCCATGTGCATAGTGGAGATGAGAGCTGCGGCTGA
- a CDS encoding response regulator transcription factor codes for MAGFKVKWVGKKVLIVDDDEVTRIFLEYALNAHDYPTVVASDFDTAREAMDADSFALVLMDLVFVDSTYTGFDIAEYIRSVSPDTPVVIMTSYPSTDSAVQALRSNASDYLQKPVHIEELLNCVEKVLTAEVETKPFDSRLAARLGLTEREQDVLQLLYKGCSYTEIGKALSFTTSTAKTYGKRIYKKLDVQSRGEAVYEAVQLNLIRH; via the coding sequence ATGGCAGGGTTTAAAGTGAAATGGGTCGGCAAGAAGGTTCTTATTGTCGATGATGATGAGGTGACACGTATATTCCTTGAATATGCGTTGAATGCCCATGACTATCCCACCGTGGTTGCATCTGATTTCGACACAGCCAGAGAGGCCATGGATGCTGACAGTTTTGCGCTGGTATTGATGGATCTGGTTTTTGTCGATTCTACCTATACCGGATTTGATATAGCTGAGTATATCCGTTCAGTGTCACCGGATACTCCGGTGGTGATTATGACCTCCTACCCAAGTACCGATTCTGCCGTGCAGGCACTGCGCTCGAATGCATCTGACTATCTGCAGAAACCTGTACATATCGAGGAGCTTCTGAACTGTGTAGAGAAGGTGTTAACTGCAGAGGTGGAGACTAAGCCGTTTGATAGCCGACTTGCAGCCAGGCTGGGGCTCACTGAACGGGAGCAGGATGTGCTGCAGCTGCTCTATAAGGGTTGCAGTTATACCGAGATCGGAAAAGCGCTCTCCTTCACCACATCTACAGCAAAAACCTACGGTAAACGTATCTATAAAAAACTTGATGTTCAGTCACGCGGCGAAGCGGTTTATGAGGCTGTTCAGCTTAATCTGATCCGTCACTAA
- the prmC gene encoding peptide chain release factor N(5)-glutamine methyltransferase: MPSSPTIRRNCSQLRVHKPLNIREMILLAASQLAEAGCESARVDAEILLMHVWQTSRTDLIIRAMDEVPEDIQQAFQMLIKRRERREPVAYIIGEKEFWSRPFMVSPDVLIPRPETEHLIEMVLEQFPDRNGSYQFCDIGTGSGCIAITLACEFPQAHIIATDISEGALAIARSNAESLNVSDRITFRHGDMLQPLKESDGPFDAIISNPPYVAKHEMDDLAAELDFEPRGALTDEANGLQFIEIILNEGVKRVKPEGLIMVETGPCGLPETPAQLTMKKEIIDLAGHLRGGIYQAG; the protein is encoded by the coding sequence ATGCCATCCTCACCTACCATCAGGCGGAACTGCTCGCAGCTCAGGGTTCATAAGCCGTTGAACATCCGCGAGATGATTCTGCTGGCGGCCAGTCAGCTTGCAGAGGCAGGCTGTGAATCGGCAAGGGTGGATGCTGAGATTCTGCTGATGCACGTCTGGCAGACCAGTCGTACCGATCTGATCATCCGCGCCATGGATGAAGTCCCGGAAGATATCCAGCAGGCCTTCCAGATGCTGATCAAACGCCGTGAGAGACGCGAGCCGGTGGCGTATATCATCGGAGAAAAAGAGTTCTGGTCGCGCCCGTTTATGGTTAGCCCGGATGTGCTGATCCCCCGTCCTGAAACCGAGCACCTGATCGAAATGGTGCTGGAACAGTTCCCGGATAGAAATGGCAGTTACCAATTCTGTGATATCGGCACCGGTTCCGGCTGTATTGCCATCACGCTGGCCTGCGAGTTTCCCCAGGCACATATTATCGCCACCGACATATCCGAAGGCGCCCTGGCCATAGCCCGCAGCAATGCGGAGAGTCTGAATGTCTCAGACCGTATCACCTTTCGCCACGGCGACATGCTGCAACCACTCAAAGAGAGTGATGGGCCTTTTGATGCGATCATCTCCAACCCGCCCTATGTGGCAAAACATGAGATGGATGATCTTGCAGCGGAACTGGATTTTGAGCCGCGCGGCGCACTGACTGATGAAGCCAATGGCCTGCAGTTTATAGAGATCATTCTAAATGAAGGCGTTAAACGCGTGAAACCTGAAGGGCTGATCATGGTCGAAACAGGCCCCTGTGGCCTCCCTGAAACGCCTGCTCAACTGACCATGAAAAAGGAGATCATTGATCTTGCCGGCCACCTGCGTGGCGGAATCTATCAAGCCGGGTAA
- the prfA gene encoding peptide chain release factor 1 produces MNNRLDNILHRREEIGILLSDPDVTSDNKRFIKLSREYSEIEPVADEAAHYLQLAQQLADNREMIADAECDPELKALAEEEILEIKSAMQESDEKLSILLLPKDPNDARDIILEVRAGTGGDEAALFAGSLFRMYSRYAESQGFKVEVLSASESEVGGYKEIVAQITGDGVFSRFKFESGVHRVQRVPETESGGRIHTSACTVAILPVAEEVEINIRPEDIRIDVYRASGAGGQHVNKTESAVRITHAPSGIVVTCQDQASQHKNKAQAMKVLKARIYDKEQSEVDNERAEARKGMVGSGDRSERIRTYNFPQGRVTDHRINLTLYKLDQIIGGEMGELIDAILTYHQAELLAAQGS; encoded by the coding sequence ATGAACAATCGTCTGGATAATATCCTTCACCGTCGCGAAGAGATCGGCATCCTGCTCTCCGACCCTGACGTCACATCTGATAACAAACGATTCATTAAGCTCTCCCGCGAATACTCCGAAATCGAACCCGTTGCAGATGAAGCAGCGCACTACCTGCAGCTGGCACAACAGCTTGCCGATAACCGCGAGATGATCGCAGATGCCGAGTGCGACCCTGAGCTCAAAGCACTGGCTGAAGAAGAGATTCTTGAGATAAAAAGTGCCATGCAAGAGAGCGATGAGAAGCTCTCCATTCTGCTGCTTCCTAAAGATCCGAATGATGCCCGCGATATTATTCTCGAGGTCAGGGCCGGTACCGGCGGTGATGAAGCTGCCCTGTTTGCCGGCAGCCTGTTCCGTATGTACAGCCGCTATGCAGAATCACAGGGTTTCAAGGTGGAGGTTCTCTCCGCCAGTGAGTCGGAGGTCGGTGGTTATAAAGAGATCGTCGCGCAGATTACCGGTGATGGTGTTTTCTCCCGTTTCAAATTCGAATCCGGCGTGCACCGCGTTCAGCGTGTGCCGGAAACCGAGTCCGGTGGCCGCATTCACACCTCTGCCTGCACGGTTGCTATTCTGCCTGTTGCTGAAGAGGTGGAGATCAACATTCGCCCTGAAGATATCCGTATTGATGTATATCGCGCCTCCGGTGCCGGTGGTCAGCATGTTAATAAAACCGAGTCAGCCGTGCGTATCACCCACGCACCCTCAGGCATCGTAGTCACCTGTCAGGATCAGGCCAGCCAGCATAAAAACAAAGCCCAGGCGATGAAAGTGCTGAAGGCACGCATCTATGACAAAGAGCAGTCCGAAGTCGATAACGAACGGGCTGAGGCACGCAAGGGTATGGTCGGTTCCGGTGATCGCTCAGAACGCATCCGCACCTATAACTTCCCGCAAGGTCGTGTTACCGACCACCGCATCAATCTCACCCTCTATAAACTGGATCAGATTATCGGTGGTGAAATGGGTGAGTTAATCGATGCCATCCTCACCTACCATCAGGCGGAACTGCTCGCAGCTCAGGGTTCATAA
- the hemA gene encoding glutamyl-tRNA reductase: MRICHIGLNHKTAPVALRERLAVSEADIAEILKQRIAHPAIREAALLSTCNRVEMTVVTHDPDAAIAAVHEWFAEKAKMSLEQVCEHLYSYTTDEAIRHLFCVASGLDSLVLGEPQILGQVKTSYEHALTSNSAGHVLHRLYQSTFAAAKRARSETEIGKQAVNISSCAVELARHIFGDLAGKTVLLMGAGEMAELAARHLRGNGCSDILVANRTLERAQNLAMEFEGHALTLDQIPDYLDAADIVLSSTGASTFVLLPETVQKAMKKRKGRPMFLVDIAVPRDIDPRIGDIDGAYLYDIDDLQQVVQGNVEHRQHEAEQAREIIEEEALSFLSWLKSLESVPLIRSIQQQMELRRREEMEKALRYMKDLDASQIEAVERFSKALMKRYMHPTLQTLKVLPDDIEGDLLMGAAKRLFDLELTPSTLTHTKGKNEQSSG, translated from the coding sequence ATGCGTATCTGTCATATCGGACTGAATCATAAAACTGCCCCCGTCGCCTTGCGGGAGAGGCTGGCTGTTTCCGAAGCCGACATTGCCGAGATTCTTAAGCAGCGCATTGCTCATCCGGCCATTCGCGAAGCAGCACTGCTATCCACCTGCAACCGTGTTGAGATGACCGTGGTAACCCACGATCCCGATGCCGCCATTGCTGCTGTGCATGAGTGGTTTGCTGAAAAAGCCAAGATGAGTCTGGAGCAGGTGTGTGAGCACCTCTACTCCTACACCACCGATGAGGCGATCCGGCATCTCTTCTGTGTCGCTTCAGGACTGGATTCACTGGTACTCGGTGAGCCGCAGATTCTCGGGCAGGTTAAAACCTCCTATGAGCACGCGCTGACATCCAATTCTGCAGGTCATGTCCTGCACAGGTTGTATCAATCGACATTTGCAGCGGCCAAACGGGCCCGCAGTGAAACTGAGATCGGTAAGCAGGCGGTTAATATCTCTTCCTGTGCGGTTGAGCTGGCCCGCCACATCTTTGGCGACTTGGCGGGCAAAACAGTACTGCTTATGGGCGCAGGCGAGATGGCTGAGCTTGCTGCCCGCCACCTCAGAGGTAATGGCTGCTCAGATATTCTGGTTGCCAACCGCACCCTGGAACGCGCCCAGAATCTGGCGATGGAGTTTGAGGGGCATGCCCTGACACTCGATCAGATCCCTGATTATCTCGATGCCGCCGATATTGTGCTCTCCAGTACCGGTGCCAGCACCTTTGTGCTGCTGCCTGAAACCGTTCAGAAGGCGATGAAAAAACGTAAAGGGCGTCCGATGTTTCTGGTCGATATTGCTGTGCCGCGTGATATCGATCCGCGCATTGGTGATATTGATGGTGCCTACCTCTACGATATTGATGACCTGCAACAGGTTGTGCAGGGCAATGTTGAACACCGTCAGCATGAGGCCGAACAGGCACGTGAAATCATTGAGGAGGAGGCACTCTCTTTCCTCTCCTGGCTGAAATCTCTTGAATCGGTTCCACTGATCCGCTCCATCCAGCAGCAGATGGAACTGCGCCGCCGCGAAGAGATGGAGAAAGCGCTGCGTTATATGAAAGATCTTGATGCTTCACAGATCGAAGCGGTGGAGCGCTTCAGTAAAGCGCTGATGAAGCGCTACATGCATCCAACCCTGCAGACGCTGAAAGTGCTTCCCGATGATATTGAAGGCGATCTGCTGATGGGCGCGGCCAAACGGCTATTTGACCTTGAATTAACACCATCCACACTCACCCACACAAAGGGGAAGAATGAACAATCGTCTGGATAA
- a CDS encoding M23 family metallopeptidase, whose protein sequence is MQKLKKQLVFSASSTGRIFGVVFSRKVAVAGISLISAALLFGGWGAYSLSQTSQLKLALKQTQVALDYAQLNKAQELASLQLKLDADQQKMAVYARTLGQMQARISRLDQLGSKLVDVASLDKSEFDFGLEPAFGGPREQKSESLNIEAGLHETMAQLDGRLSQLGAQLTAVDYMLEKKRDAQSARPHAWPTEGGWISSHFGPRINPFSGNPSKHYGVDIANRYGAPILAASRGVVTFAGKMPDFGYVVDIEHGHGYKTRYGHMGSLSVKIGDVVEHSHLLGRIGSTGHSTGPHLHYEVRRHGKLINPRSFLPRG, encoded by the coding sequence TTGCAAAAACTGAAAAAACAGCTGGTCTTCTCCGCCTCTTCGACAGGTCGGATCTTTGGTGTTGTGTTCAGCCGTAAGGTTGCTGTGGCGGGAATCTCTCTGATCTCTGCTGCACTGCTGTTTGGTGGCTGGGGTGCTTATAGCCTTTCGCAAACATCTCAGTTGAAACTTGCCCTTAAACAGACACAGGTGGCACTCGATTATGCGCAGTTAAACAAAGCGCAGGAGCTGGCCTCTCTGCAGTTGAAGCTGGATGCCGATCAGCAGAAGATGGCTGTCTACGCGCGCACCTTGGGCCAGATGCAGGCACGCATCTCCCGTCTTGATCAGTTGGGCAGCAAACTTGTGGATGTTGCCTCCCTCGACAAATCCGAATTTGATTTTGGACTTGAGCCCGCTTTTGGCGGCCCCCGCGAGCAGAAGTCTGAATCGCTAAATATCGAAGCAGGTTTGCACGAAACGATGGCACAACTTGATGGCCGTCTGAGCCAGCTTGGTGCCCAGCTTACCGCTGTAGATTATATGCTTGAGAAGAAACGTGACGCACAGAGTGCCCGCCCGCATGCATGGCCAACCGAAGGTGGCTGGATCAGCTCCCATTTCGGGCCACGTATCAATCCGTTCAGTGGTAACCCTTCAAAGCACTATGGCGTGGATATTGCCAACCGTTACGGCGCTCCGATTCTGGCAGCCAGCCGTGGCGTTGTGACCTTTGCCGGTAAAATGCCCGATTTCGGTTATGTGGTGGATATTGAACATGGTCACGGTTACAAAACACGGTATGGTCATATGGGTAGCTTGTCGGTCAAGATCGGCGATGTGGTAGAGCATAGTCATCTGCTCGGACGTATCGGCTCCACTGGTCACTCCACTGGCCCGCACCTGCATTACGAAGTGCGCCGTCATGGCAAACTGATCAACCCCCGCTCATTCCTGCCTCGCGGCTGA